In the genome of Eschrichtius robustus isolate mEscRob2 chromosome 2, mEscRob2.pri, whole genome shotgun sequence, the window CAGATATTCCTTCAGTCTCTGAATTTGCCAAACTTATCTCAGGGCTCCTGCAGTAGCTGTTTCCAATGCCCTGAATGCTCTTGCACCTGATCTTTGTGTGGCTAGCTTTTAATCATTCAGATTTCAGCTCAAGTGTCAGCCCCTCAGGTACCTTAGTTACCCCGTCACTCTTACATCACCCTGTTTTATTTCTCTGCAAAGCCCCTACCACCATTTCATCTATCTCCAAAGCGATAGTGTGGACtcccaagaaaacaaaacttttgtcttgttcactgctgtttaGTTTGCCTTcaaacacagtaggtgctcagtagatGATACTGATTAAATGAATAACACGTTAAATCTGAGATGCTTATCATACAGTCAAGTGACGAGGAAGAAGAGACAAATGGGTATACCACGATGGGGTTCTGAGAAAAGATCCAGGTTGGAAATaggatttgaaaataatttgggaattaaaaactatattaaaaaccgTATGTCTGGATGAGATCACCTAGGGCGAAAGCACAGAGAGATTCTTTTGAGACCAACGTACCAATTATTTACCTGGGCAACAGGTAAAGAGCTCGGAAAAGGGCCAGAACTGGGCCCCTTTCTGGGGCTCCAACCTCTCTCCTCAGGAAGTCCTCAGAGAGCAAAAAAGGCCCACGGTACAAGCTTATCCCTGGCACCGCCCATTCTCGGCGGCACACAGGGCCCCCACGCACCTCTGGGGGATCCATCCTGGGGAGCGGCGACCCTCTTGGTGAGCGGCGTGCGCTTGGGTCCGCCAGCCTGGGTCTGCAGCCCGTATGAGAATTGCGGCGGATCGTTCCAGCCCCGCTCCTTGTTGCCTGCGAAGGTGAGAGGACGTGTGAAGCGAGCCCGGGGGCGACAGAGGGTCCGCACCCCGCGCGGTAACCGCCCGCAGCCTGGGCCGGCGGTAGACCCAGAGCCCCAGCCCACCCGCCGCGCTCACCCGGTTTCACGTACAGCCCCGCCATCTCCACTTCCGCACGGCCAGCGGGGCATCACGTCACTTCCGGGGCGGCCGCACCCGAGCCGGCTGGGGCACGCCCCCGGCAGGGCTGGTTGCCTGGAGCCCTCCAGGTTGGACAGTTCAGAAACGCTGGGAATCACCGTCGAGGCCCTGCTCCAACTCCCGAAGGAACTCTAAATCTATTCCAGCTAATAACGCACGGGGCCCTAGTAGGGTACCAAGTGGGGCTGTTTTCCAGGGGGTGGCGCTCTAGGAGCCCAAGTGGGTTCTCCCTCTCCAAATCTCACAGTTGCTCTCAGGAGCAAGTTTAAACCACCAGAAGCTCCTGTCCCACACATGCCCCCACTGTGATCTAGCCAGGTGGACTTCCAGAACCTCTGTCCACTTTCCTGAACGTTTACACTCTCTCGGCTGGAACGTATTTATCAGGAAGCCTAGCACACTGAAAGCACCTCAGACCACGTACTTCAGGTGTCTCACCTGAGCTCCCACAACCTTCTGAGATTTTCCAGTTGTACTACATATTATCTTCAGTGCTGTTTATTTGACTCTTGTTTGACAGTTCAGAAGGTGGAACTCCTATTTTATTATACCTCCAGTGCCGACCTTAGTGCCTAGTGCCTATATATacgtaaaaatatatttcttaaatgaagTCATTTTTCCAACACTCCCATGCCCTTATGTGACTACCTGCAGCCACCAACACCAAGCACAGACGCAGACACTCATCTCATACAGGTTGTTAACTCCCAACCCAGTCCCAGGCCCAATATACTCACATCCAGTGAGGTCACTGAGGGATTTTTATTTGTACTGATTTTGCTATAAAGTGTTGCTGAGGTAGAGCCAACTGTCCAGGGCTGGACAGGGGCAAGGAACATAGGGACCCAGGGAGAGGAGAGCCCGGGGCCTAGGCTGTGGTACAGGGCCTCTCAATCATCCATATAAACAATAAATTGGGCAATAAATAGAGGGTGGGCAAGGGTCactggggcaggcagagaaggCTCCAAGGGGCGAGAGGCTGCAGGCCCCTGGGGAATGAAGGGGTACAGAGTCAGGCATGGACCCAGAACCTCCTTCCCCCGTCCTCCCCGATTAATTTAGGGCATGTGGAGTAGAGAGGGTTTCAGCCGGAAGGCATCAAGAAAAGAGAAGACGCCCCGCTTTCGAGGGGCTGCCCCTGCACCCCCAACCCCTCCTTTgagcagggggaggggcaggggacctCCAGGGGAGTCCACAGAGCTGGTCCGCTTGAGCCGCAGGCGGGCACGGGCCTGGGCACCCCAGGCCTTGCCTCGAGCCGCAGAGGCCACAAGACACTTCTGGTACTGAACCTAGGGAGAAGGGGAATGTGAGGATCCAGCTCCTTTCTGCCCCTGGACCCCCTGAAAGCTTCTGCAGGACAGGGACCCGGCCAAGGCTTCAGTAGGAAATGAAGCTGGTAGTCTGCCACGTTTGGAGCCCCTACAGCATTCACAGGTAGCTCAATAACAAAAGCCTAAAACCTGACATTCACTGAGCATTTAAGGAGAGCTTGACACTGtgttaagttctttatatatatataatctaatcGATCTAGTTATTTATCGGGTGTTATAATcaacattttgcaaatgaggaagtgagattcagagaaaatacatgacttgcccaaggtcacgtaaTCAGAAATTGATAGAATTGGAATTCACAACTAGTTCTGATTGCAcggcctgtgctcttaaccataCCTACCACTATGCTAACTCTCCTCCATCTCTCATTGCAGTGGACTGGACCCTGGCAAAGTGGACTCCCTAGTCAAGGGGATGTTCTACAACCCAGTCCCAGTGCAACCGCTCTGCTCCTCTCTCATTTGAATTCAACAGGGTTCTAAGTGGTCTTCTTACTTCTCTTGTGTCTTCCAAATCTTCTACCCATACTATAGCTTCAGTGATCTTCCAAATCCCCAAACTTGACTTCACTGTCCTGCTCAAAACCTTTCAATGGCTCAAAGTGCCTCAAGATAAAACAAATTCATCACCCTACCCTGTAAGTTCTTCCATGACCTGGATTCTGCCATTCTTTCTGCCCCTATCTCTCACTCCATCCCCCCCTGCACTCCAGATACACTAGATTCTTTCACATACTCTAATCCACTGACATCCCTCTCACCTTCACAGCTGGGGTTCCCTGTACTTGGCACATGTCCTGTCCCATTCCCCTTCACCTGGATAACTTCCCTCCTTGGACCTTCAACTCTCAGTTTTCTATCACCTCTTTCAGGTAGCCCTCTTGAACCTCCGAAGGGGCCATATCCTCCATCATCCTGTGGTGTACAACTTCTTTCTGGCCTGTCTCTGCTCTAACCTAAGTGTTCTGTGAGGGCAAAGGCTATGCCCTCTAAACCACTGAATTCCCAGGGTCAAGTATGGTTGAGTTCCAGCAAGCACTCGTATTTGAGTGAATAAGTGAACTGAACTGAGTGCAAGTGTCCCATACTCAAATGCCCACAGATAACCAGAAAACAATCTAAATGAGAGAAAACAGGAAAGACAATGCTCACCCTTCAAGGCACAGCCCTTACACAATTCCAGCTAAATGCTGAAATGTATACGTGTGGACCCAAGTGTCAGAGCTTCtgatattttatgaaaaacaCAAATAGCAATTATTATGTGAAATGTCCTGGCCTTTAAATATTGGCAACTAATTAAAACCTATTAAAAACAGCATGAGGGTCAAACAAAATACTACTGAACCACACTCAGCCCTGGCATGGCTGGTTTGTGATCTCTGGAGAGGTTGCCGATCCTGAACCCCAGTCACCAGTACAGAGCAGCTGCAGGGCAATCCCACCCACCCATTCCCACCCCTAACTCACCATGCAAGCAGCCTGCACAGCTTCGGAGAGTCCCCCTGCATGGGGCTGGCACCAGAAGGCCGCACACTGGAAGCTCTGACGGCCCAGGTCGGCAATGAGGCCAAAGGTGTGTGGGTCACGACCAACACCAATAAAGGTCACGAGGCGCACAGGGCACTGCCACAGTGGCTCCTCCTCTGCACCAGCCTTTGCCTGCCCAAATCAGGCTTAGTCACTAGAGGGCCAGGTACTAGCTGGACCCACTGAGCACTTCCAGTAGCAAGCAGTAACCCCTTGGCATCCCCGCCCACCCCTCCACAGCCCCCAACTTCACTTTCTTCTGGCTGGTACCTGAATGGGATGTGCAGTCATGAGAGAGTCAGATACGCTGAGCATGGCAGGGACCCAGGTGTCCCGGTCCCCATGGGTGGTGAGGGTACCAATGGCCTCGTTCAGCATGTCCAtgcctgggggggcgggggacaaGCCCACCATGGTGTCTCCCAGGCGTAACAAAAGATCTGCAGGGAGTGTCTAGGCCCCTCTCACTGACTTAGGATTCAGAGAGATGGGAACAGAATAGCTGCAGCCAGGCTTAGACTCCTGAGTTGAGAAGGGTGGTACATCCCAGGCTATAGAGGGCCATGGGAGCACTCTTAGAAATGGTGGTAGATCCTTCCTTTCCCACCTTCCTCTTCTCTTATGCAGCCCACCCCCTCCAGCCCACTCAGTCCTCACCCATGGCTTTGGTGACTGGCAGGGTCCCCATGTACAGTGCCTCGTACTTCTGAGCAGCCTGGCTCACCGCATCCAGTAGCTCCACTGAAATATATACACCAAGTTGGCCTGGGTACTCGCTCAAtgacccttttctccacacttctAAGGGAACTGGAACTAGCAGAAAAAAGGCCATGGATGTTCCTCCAATTTAGAGTTTGGGATCCCTGGGACAAGGACACCTCAGAAGTTCTCTCTCTCCAGAGAAGTACTAAATAATCAGAACCCCCTTCCCATCTTTCACCAAAGTAGCCTGTTGGTGCAGTGCAGCCCTTCCCTCCCCATACCTTGTCGAGGCAGATCTTCAGGGGAGATGGGGTCTAGTGAGCAGCAAGGGGAATCACCACTGACCCCTACTCGCTCTGACAAGATCTGAAACACAATGCAGCCAGCATGAGGTGTAGGGAGGGGGAAGTGAGGTAAGGGAGCCAATACCACCCTAACCCAACCACCTTAGCAGCTTCAGACCCAGCTCCATACCCACATTCCCTGCCCCACTCCTGGCCCTTACCTGGGCACAGAGCCCGTGTAGGGCACTGGCAATGGCCTTGGCAGGGACGTCACAGCGAAACACATGGCACTTGAGCATACAGCTGTCTTTGTCACCCGCCACAAAAGCGAAGTCCCTGGCAGGGTCAGAGATGGGACTAGGGCAGGGCCAGGGATGGAGCTGGGGTAGAGGCTAGGTAGGGACAGGGGCCTGTAGTGCCTGCAGGAGGCTGGAAAGTCAGGGTTATGGCAGGGATGGAACAAGGAGATCAGGGCTGGGGCTCCAGGCGcctggctgtcactcacctgtcaCTGTTCCAGAAGCATGTGGGAGCACAGGAGAGAATCAGCCCAGCCTCTCAGGCTCTCCCCCATCCGTCCCTGCTGAGCTGGGCCCACCCTCCCCAACCAGGGCTGTACCAGGCAGGGGAGGCAGAGCTTGGGTACATGTCAGAGGACCTGTGTCCAGGGGTTCAAGTACAGAGGGTCAGTATCAGCGGGGATCACAGCCtgcaagggggagggaggagcaaCTCTCACTTCGAGGGATGTAGGGGTCCTCACCGGCCCTTGGAGCTGCCCACACCCCATACACGAATGTGCACCAGAGGCTGGCGGTGGATCAGACTGTGGTCCAGGGGATTCACCAGGCTCATCACATCCTTCTTCAGGATCATCAGCATGTTCTGGCCCTGCCAAGGAGAGGTCAGCCCGGAGCTCAGGTGAAGGTGGTTGCCATGAGGAACAGGCAATTCAGGGACAACCACCTCTGCTGGATGCTGGGCTGAACCCCTTGAAGGGCCAGCCAGCTTACCTCGCCCCAGGCACCATCCGGGGGCTGGCTCTGGCTACGGGTCTGGGCCAGCTGCTGGATGCAGTTATTGACTGCAATACTGCTCTTCCCTGGTACCAGGTCCTCTTCAGGTACTTCTACCCAGCCCAGAGAGCGGACTGCAAAGCACTGACGGGTTGAGGAAAAGGACAGGAGGACCCTGAGTAAGTAGAGGTGAAGTAGGGTGGGAGGTGCCACAGGCTCCACATATATAAACCCTCTGAGACCTCCCTTCAGCCTTGATCACCTCTGCTCAGCCCAGTCTCACCCCTGACCTTTCCCTTGGGACCCTCCCCAATGCCCTGGGCTGGCCCTCAGGCCCAAGTCACTACCTTAGCCCCTGGCTCCATTCTCTGGATGTAGGATTCTTCACCATACCAGGACAGAGAATTACTGGAATAGAGCAGAGCTCGTAAGAGGACCACAATTCCTATAGAAGGGACAATGGTGAGGACTAGACTACTCGATGGGCACAAGATGTGGGATAAGACCCAGAATATAGTGTCCCAAATATAAAGTCAGAGTGAGACAAGGCCCAGGACATATTACATAAATGTAACATAAAGCATGGCTTAGAATTTGAGGGAAAATTCAACACACAAGACACAGAATAAAACAAACATGGAACAGGGTCCAAAATCTGGACCAGAGCCCCAAATCAGGACAAGAAGACCCTAGAACACAGGCTAGGAACCTCCGTGGACAGAACCTAGGGTAGTGACCAAGGCCTAGAACGTGAGAGGTCAGGACCCAGAACACATAAAACAACATGTAGCAAAAAACAGTTTGGAACAAGGAACAAAACTCAAAACACTGGGAGAGTCAACAATATGGGACAGAGCCAAGAACACATAACAAAACCCTAAACATGGGACACAGGCCAGAACCTGTGCTGGAAAGCGGACTGTGGGTCCAGCTGCATCTTTGAGTGCCATGGAACCCCAAGCCTTTCATTTTTGCCTGGCCTATCCCTGTTACCTCCGGTCCAGTGAGCTCTCCAGGCTGGAGAAGGATCTCCCCTTGGGGGGCCGAAGTCCCCAAATTCCCTCCGTCTTCTGTAGAGAGGGGGCTAGGTCAGTGTGGCAGCAGGCTTAGATCCACACATGAGCTCAGGCCCCCACCTCACACTCCACCTACCgtgcctgtgtcctctgcatctCCTGACTCCCAGGTTGGGCGCTGCCACTGGGTGCTACCGCTGGGTACATGCCAATAATAAGTACCTGCAGCATCGCGGATCTTCCTCCAGCCAGGGGGCAAACCTGGCTCCCCCTCCAGACTCTGGTCCCCCCACAAGTCATCTACAGGAACGTGGGATTGGAGAAGGAAGGCATATATGTGCGCTAAGAATAACACTTTGTCATAACCCTTCCTCCAACCCAAAAGGCACAACTTAACGCTGAAGGTTCAGCCTGAGGGTCCAGGCTTCCAACCTTGGATACTGCAGTGCAAAGATCGGGGTTCATTTGTTCCCTGGTCCTCACTCCGAGACGTACGCCCCTCCCTGTCTTTGAGGCTGGGGTAGCCTTTCGCGCTCCCTCGTACCCCCTCAGCTCCCGATCCTCCCATCGGGACCCTCTGTGCACACCATCGCAGTTGACCAGAATGATGGCCAGCATGTAATCCTTGCCCAGCATAGCCCTGGTCGCGTCCCCAGCTCGCCTCCGGAGCTGCTGCGCCTACAAGTCCAGCCTCTCTGCGCCGGAATCGGCCTGGCCAGCTGGCGCCGCACAAAtacggggcggggcaggggccgGGTCCTGGGGGCGGGAAAGGACCCGCCTGAGCAGCGCCTCCCGTCGAAAGGTGGCGCGTGAAAACAGCCGTCCGGATCCCCCAGTTGCCGCGCGTTGGCGTGCGAAGGTCTGGAGGAGGAGCAAGGTCCGCGGCGCGCACGCTGACATCATAGCCCAATTGTGAGCTCATCAACCGGCGGAAGATCCGCCAGGCGAACGTGCGCGGAGCGCACACGCGCACGAGTGAGATCATGGCGTTCAGGTAGTCTACGCGCGCGCACACGCAGCCTAGGTCTCAATGGGAGCGGTCACGTGGGAGTATCTGCGAAAAGAAGACCTTCAGGAAAGCGCCTCCACCCGTTCCAGAAATGCCCCGGAAGTGCCTGCGCCCTCAGTAAAGATGGCAGTAGCATTTGCCAGGAGGGAGGCGGTGCTGCGCCTGCGCAACAAGCTCGGCTGGGAAGATGGCGGATGACAAGGTGAGGGAACTGCAGGGTTGTCTGCAGTCTGGGGTGGGCTTCACACTTTTTTAGTCTTGGGGAGAGGCGACAGATGGGGGGGCTTCTGGGTGGGGTTGCCCCTTGTTTCTCCTGGGAGCGGACTTTTACTCCTGTCGACTGCCTCAATAATGGGAAGTGGAGTGGCGGAGCATTGCGCAAGGCAAGCGGAGCCGGGAATCCCCCAggtgtctccccaccccccaaccccggaCCATCATGATCCTTAGTTACTTGCAGACGTTCCTCACTCTGCTCCGTTCCCTAACCACCGAAATTTCCCTTCCAGAGACAGGAAGTTTCCAACAGCACAGACACACCCGCATTCGAACACATTCCTTGGGCACACTAATTTCGTCGTTATGTGCGACCAAAATCCTGAATTCATTTACCCACACTCTTGCAGACAGCCACGTTCCCTCCCCCCGCACCAAACCCCAGCTCATCCAGTCACACATTGTTTGCGATGGgtttggggaggaagggggagaagcCTAGGCAGAAATCAGGTTTACCCCCAAATTGTCCAAGGAACTGCCTCACCGTTAGTCTGGAAGTTCAGCACCAACCACACATTTGCTAAGTACTTGGAGTCCTTGTGTTAGGCCTCGGGACACAGACGACAAGATAGACTTTCAGGTAGCTTACTACTCACTAGCGCTTGCCGGATAAACCTAGGTCCCCTAGCTGCCCCTCTTGTCTTCTCTATTCACCGCTTACTGTATAAAATTTCTGTAAGAGTTGCTGTAAGTTACCGATGCAGGTCCCATCGGTCACCCCCTCCCAGGCCCCCGTGtgaattcttttacttttttcctttaccACTATCATCTCAGGAAGGTTTTATAGGAAGGGGTTTCTTAGGCTCActgcctcctgcccccagcctctgATAGACTTGAGCAGGGGATGGGGCTGTGTCAACCTTCTGGAGCCAACCTCTCTTTTGTCCTAGGATTCTCTACCCAAGCTCAAGGACCTGGCATTTCTCAAGAACCAGCTGGAGCGCCTGCAGCAGCGTGTGGAAGACGAAGTCAACAGTGGTGTAGACCAGGTAAAGGTGCACCTGCCCCCTGCCTCCCGCTTAGGCTTCATTGGTCAATATGCTTTTGAGTGGGTGGTAgagattcattcagcaaatggtTGGCTATTGAGGGCGTGTTCTCTGTGACCCCAAGGAAAGTTTCCCTGAGAAAATGGCCTTTGaactgggatctttttttttttttttttttaaactttgggtttattatttatttgtatttatttatttatttatttatttatggctgtgttgggtcttcgtttctgtgcgagggctttccccaattgcggcaagcgggggccactcttcatcgcagtgcgcgggcctctcactatcgcggcctctcttgttgcggagcacaggctccagacgcgtaggctcagcagttgtggctcacgggcccagtcgctccacggcatgtgggatcttcccagaccagggctcgaacccgtgtcccctgcattggcaggcagattctcaaccactgcgccgccagggaagccctgaactggGATCTTAAGTAGGGGTTAACTGggtgaagggaggaggagggaacattccaggcagatggAACAGCATAGGCAAAGCCCTTGTGGTCGGAGGTAGCATGATGAACATGCGAGGTGAAAGCAGTTCAGTTTGGCTGCAGTAGTGGGGGAGCATGCTAGGATATGAGACTGGAGAAGTAAGCAGGGGTCAGATTCCTCAGGGACATCTCTCTCAGTGGGATTCTGTGGTTAGAGCCTTCTAACCTCAGGGTTCTGACATTATGTGATCACGACTCCTAGGTTCTTTTTCTGCCCAGGACCTTGAAAAAATCTTTGGTGAGCATACTACGGTTTTCCAGAGTAAGGAGGAGCAGGTAGTGGAACATGCTAAGCCCAGCTTGAGTAGCTCCTGGGTAGAGAAGGGGAGAGCCTGGCTGaattttctcctacattttccTCCACAGGATGGCTCGCTCTTGTCCTCTCCATTCCTCAAGGGCTTCCTGGCTGGCTATGTGGTGGCCAAACTGAGGGCGTCAGCAGTATTAGGCTTTGCCGTGGGCACCTGCACTGGCATATATGCAGCTCAGGCGTATGCTGTGCCCAATGTGGAGAAGACATTGAGGGACTATCTTCGATCACTGCGCAAGGGGCCCGACTAGCTCTGGATCCCATGGGGGAGGCAGGATGAGCAGCTGGGACCTGCAGGTGGAGGCCTTTCAACCACAGATGCCATATCTGGCCTCCCCGGCTTTCACCCATTTGCTGTCTCCAGCTTTCCTGCCGCCTTCCTGCAGAGGCTGGACAGTGGCTCATCAGCCAGCACCCTGGACTCCTCGCCTCCATAACCCCATGGCATTGGCCCCAAGACAGTGGCTTCTAGAACCACCAGCCCCTTCCTCTTCTAGCCCTTACTGTGGAGTTTGCAGCTGACTCTGATTCTCAGTATTCTCTCTGGCGATGTACCAAGGCTCCTCTTCCCTGGGAGCCAGCTCCATCACTTGATTTTCCCCAAACGTGTCACAGTCCCCGCTGACCCCCCTTGCTAGCCGCACAGGCCACCCAGGGTCTAGTTTGGGCATGAGTGTAGAGGACGGGGGTGTGCCAGGCCTGGGCCATCCCAGGCAGGCCCGCTGGACCCTGATGCTACTCGTGTCCACTGCCATGTACGGTGCCCATGCCCCATTGCTGGCACTGTGCCACGTGGATGGCCGTGTGCCCTTCCGACCCTCTTCGGCTGTATTGCTGACTGAACTGACCAAGCTGCTGCTGTGCGCCTTCTCCCTCCTGGTGGGCTGGCAAGCATGGCCCCAGGGGACCCCACCCTGGCGCCAGGCCGCCCCATTCGCACTATCAGCCCTGCTCTACGGCGCCAGCAACAACCTGGTGATCTACCTTCAACGTTACATGGACCCCAGCACCTACCAGGTGCTGAGCAATCTCAAGATTGGAAGCACAGCCCTGTTCTACTGCCTCTGCCTCCGACACCGCCTCTCTGCACGCCAGGGCTTAGCACTGCTGCTGCTCATGGCAGCAGGAGCCTGCTATGCAGCTGGTGGCCTCCAGGACCCTGGGAACACCCTTCCTGGGCCCCCTTCAGCAGCTGCTGCAGGCCCCATGCCCCTGCATATCAGTCCACTGGGACTGCTGCTTCTCATCCTGTACTGCCTCATCTCAGGCTTGTCTTCCGTGTACACAGAGCTGCTCATGAAGCGACAGCGGCTGCCCCTGGCACTTCAGAACCTCTTCCTCTACACTTTTGGTGTGCTCCTGAACCTAGGTCTGCATGCAGGTGGCGGCCCCGGCCCAGGGCTCCTGGAGGGTTTCTCAGGATGGGCAGCACTCGTAGTGCTGAGCCAGGCGCTAAATGGGCTGCTCATGTCAGCTGTCATGAAGCACGGCAGCAGCATCACACGCCTCTTCGTTGTGTCCTGCTCGCTAGTGGTCAATGCCGTGCTCTCAGCAGCCCTGCTGCAGCTTCAGCTCACGGCTGCCTTCTTCCTGGCCACGCTGCTCATTGGCCTGGCTGTGCGCCTGTACTATGGCAGTCGCTAgcccctcaccacctccaccctgATTCCTGACCTGTAGATTGGGCGCCACCATCGGAGCCACCTCCCAGTGCTGACCCCTCCCCTCAGCAGCCCTGTAACAAGTGCCTTGCGAGAAAAGCTGGGGAAGTGCGAGCAGCCATGTCAGTCTCTGGAGGTAGGTGCATGGAGGGTTGAGCCTGGGAGACTTGAAGCCTGGGTTTGATTAAGGAAACTCTTACACCCCCAGAAGTTCTTCCTGACTAAGGAATTAGGGGAGCATCAGTTCATGGGCCTGAGAAATGATACTGTGCCTGATGGGAGGAGGTGCCCTGCCTCAACCTGCATGAATGCAGTTTCTTAAAGTGGGGTGTGGGCAGCAGTTGGCTTTCCTTGCCTGCTCTGATCACCCCAGCAGACCCACGGCCCCCAGGCCTGGTGCTGGCTGCTCCAGCCCAGCCATGGTGCGTGACTCCCCCGTAACTTACTCACCCCCCACTGTCATGTAGGAAAGCCCAGTTGCTGCACATTATATGCCCATCACCCAGGCCTCTGCCATGCTCCCCTAGCGGCAGCAGCACCTGGAAATAATGCCCCCGCTCTCTCCACATCCAGCCTTTGTTCTGGAAACCTCAGAGAGGACTGGGGCTTGACACATCTCAGGGAATGTTGCCCCTGGGCCCTGGCTTAAGCTACGCTCCTGACCTCTCTGCTCACCCTAAGGACTCTCTCAAAGCCCGCTGCCCCCTCTATGGCTCCTAGGAGGTACCATCCTTCCCACTCTGGGTCTTGCCCTTTCCTAGCAGTGTCCCAGCTCCCAACAGCCTAGGGAAACTCTACACAGAGTGACCTGGGACCAGGCACAGGGAAACTTGTACAGCTCAGTCAGTGTCTGTATAAGCAATAAGGTCTTAATAAAGTGCTCTGGGGTGTAGGTGGTTCCTACAATTGGCCATAATTGTCCTGTGTCTTCTGTGTTGCATAGCTCCTCTCAAACATAATTTCATTCCTCTGGTGCCCTGAGTATCTTAATCCTGGAGTGACTTATGGACTAAGGGAAGAGGCTGTTTTCTCCCAGCTGTTGCCAACAGCATTGTTTCCTTTGCGAATTCCATGGAGCCGAGACTATTTTCTGTCACGGAGCTTTGGAAGTTTCTCTGAAGCATAAAACTTGGGCCCCAGAGAATTTGGAAGGAGTCTTGGGAATAGAAAGTGCTGGGCCCAGCAAGGCAAACTGCAGACTGTAGGCTAGAGAACTCTTAGGACTCAAGGTGGTTTTGTTTCTCATCTCCTCTGGATCCCTCACTGATATTCCTGCCTGTCGTCTCTTCTCATGACCAGAGGAATGTCAGGCCCTGCTCCCGTGGTAGAATACCTGGtaagcttgtggggaaaaaaaaaagagaaatcccaGTCCTGCTGAAGCAGAATCTTAGGGAGTGAGGTttgggaatcttttttttctttattcctttttttttcttttcagtaagcttcctaggtgattctgatgcacactgcaACTTGTGAACTATTATTGCTGGCAGTGTAGAACTATAGCCAACCAGGCTTGAGTTTTAATTCTGGCTCTGTCACCTATTGGCTGACTGTCCTTGaacagttacttaacctctcttagcTTTAGTTGGCTTATCTCTGAAATGGGGGCATCAAATGATACCTACTACTATAAAGGAAATGGCTAAATCAAATAAGGGATATTAGTGTGCTCAGCAGGGACTGGCACAATGAGACCTAGTTAGTGGTGTTATTAATTATCCATAATGAAGGTTAGCTTGGCTGTTGTGTCCCAGC includes:
- the APBB3 gene encoding amyloid-beta A4 precursor protein-binding family B member 3 isoform X2; its protein translation is MLQVLIIGMYPAVAPSGSAQPGSQEMQRTQARRRREFGDFGPPRGDPSPAWRAHWTGGIVVLLRALLYSSNSLSWYGEESYIQRMEPGAKCFAVRSLGWVEVPEEDLVPGKSSIAVNNCIQQLAQTRSQSQPPDGAWGEGQNMLMILKKDVMSLVNPLDHSLIHRQPLVHIRVWGVGSSKGRDFAFVAGDKDSCMLKCHVFRCDVPAKAIASALHGLCAQILSERVGVSGDSPCCSLDPISPEDLPRQVELLDAVSQAAQKYEALYMGTLPVTKAMGMDMLNEAIGTLTTHGDRDTWVPAMLSVSDSLMTAHPIQAKAGAEEEPLWQCPVRLVTFIGVGRDPHTFGLIADLGRQSFQCAAFWCQPHAGGLSEAVQAACMVQYQKCLVASAARGKAWGAQARARLRLKRTSSVDSPGGPLPLPLLKGGVGGAGAAPRKRGVFSFLDAFRLKPSLLHMP
- the APBB3 gene encoding amyloid-beta A4 precursor protein-binding family B member 3 isoform X1 → MLGKDYMLAIILVNCDDDLWGDQSLEGEPGLPPGWRKIRDAAGTYYWHVPSGSTQWQRPTWESGDAEDTGTKTEGIWGLRPPKGRSFSSLESSLDRSNSLSWYGEESYIQRMEPGAKCFAVRSLGWVEVPEEDLVPGKSSIAVNNCIQQLAQTRSQSQPPDGAWGEGQNMLMILKKDVMSLVNPLDHSLIHRQPLVHIRVWGVGSSKGRDFAFVAGDKDSCMLKCHVFRCDVPAKAIASALHGLCAQILSERVGVSGDSPCCSLDPISPEDLPRQVELLDAVSQAAQKYEALYMGTLPVTKAMGMDMLNEAIGTLTTHGDRDTWVPAMLSVSDSLMTAHPIQAKAGAEEEPLWQCPVRLVTFIGVGRDPHTFGLIADLGRQSFQCAAFWCQPHAGGLSEAVQAACMVQYQKCLVASAARGKAWGAQARARLRLKRTSSVDSPGGPLPLPLLKGGVGGAGAAPRKRGVFSFLDAFRLKPSLLHMP
- the LOC137759601 gene encoding SLC35A4 upstream open reading frame protein, which encodes MADDKDSLPKLKDLAFLKNQLERLQQRVEDEVNSGVDQDGSLLSSPFLKGFLAGYVVAKLRASAVLGFAVGTCTGIYAAQAYAVPNVEKTLRDYLRSLRKGPD
- the SLC35A4 gene encoding probable UDP-sugar transporter protein SLC35A4, with protein sequence MSVEDGGVPGLGHPRQARWTLMLLVSTAMYGAHAPLLALCHVDGRVPFRPSSAVLLTELTKLLLCAFSLLVGWQAWPQGTPPWRQAAPFALSALLYGASNNLVIYLQRYMDPSTYQVLSNLKIGSTALFYCLCLRHRLSARQGLALLLLMAAGACYAAGGLQDPGNTLPGPPSAAAAGPMPLHISPLGLLLLILYCLISGLSSVYTELLMKRQRLPLALQNLFLYTFGVLLNLGLHAGGGPGPGLLEGFSGWAALVVLSQALNGLLMSAVMKHGSSITRLFVVSCSLVVNAVLSAALLQLQLTAAFFLATLLIGLAVRLYYGSR